Proteins co-encoded in one Desulfonatronum sp. SC1 genomic window:
- a CDS encoding precorrin-8X methylmutase, whose protein sequence is MTELEPIPLNAAGLDIENESMRIIDAEVPPPRPFDDAQWPVVRRMIHASADFELLDLVRFHPRAVAGGLEALLRGHPVITDTRMAQAGLSPRLYAPLGCEVHCLISEPETLERSRLVGSTRAAAAVDVAAARFQEAIWVVGNAPTALLRLLELMQGEAVTPALVIGMPVGFVQAVESKQALLEFERAPFILIRGRKGGSALAAAALNALAGMALAKTETKSVTEGCRIEDRNGCSRPE, encoded by the coding sequence ATGACCGAGTTGGAGCCGATCCCCCTGAATGCCGCCGGGCTGGATATCGAGAACGAGTCCATGCGGATCATCGACGCCGAGGTTCCGCCTCCGAGGCCCTTTGATGACGCCCAGTGGCCGGTGGTCCGGCGGATGATCCACGCCAGCGCGGATTTCGAACTCCTGGATCTGGTCCGGTTTCATCCCCGGGCCGTGGCGGGCGGGCTGGAAGCATTGCTTCGAGGTCACCCGGTGATCACGGACACCCGCATGGCTCAGGCCGGTCTGTCTCCAAGGCTGTACGCTCCCCTCGGGTGCGAGGTTCATTGCCTGATCAGCGAACCTGAAACCCTGGAGCGATCCCGGCTTGTCGGCTCCACCCGCGCCGCCGCCGCGGTGGACGTGGCGGCAGCGCGGTTCCAAGAGGCCATCTGGGTGGTGGGCAATGCGCCCACGGCCCTGCTCCGCCTTCTGGAGCTGATGCAAGGTGAAGCCGTGACTCCGGCCCTGGTCATCGGCATGCCGGTGGGGTTCGTCCAGGCCGTGGAGTCCAAACAGGCTTTGCTGGAATTCGAAAGGGCTCCCTTCATCCTGATTCGCGGCCGCAAAGGCGGTTCGGCCTTGGCCGCCGCGGCCCTGAATGCTCTGGCCGGGATGGCCTTAGCCAAAACCGAGACCAAGAGCGTGACCGAGGGGTGTCGGATTGAGGACCGCAATGGTTGCAGCCGTCCAGAATAA
- the fliF gene encoding flagellar basal-body MS-ring/collar protein FliF: MPPFLDNLKAKVLQIWNDSSVSQRIMVGGLAATMVLIFFLLMYWIGRPDYAVLYDRLTPEDASRVSNILQAGKEPYRLADNGQTILVPVDRVHELRLRVAGEGALRGPGLGFELFDDVKLGQTDFIQRINYQRALQGELSRTISEFPEVESARIHLVIPHRSLFIEEQSPPSAAVILAMRQGARLDGRQVQSIVNLVTSSVEGLTPDYITVSDTSGQILYQPKPSDTMEGMTSTQLEYKLQLEQSLERRISQMLIPLFGHGQVIAKVNTELDFSRRTIVREMFDPDSAVVRSEQKSDETSTGQSNLEAGVPEPQFQGDGFAGQGTYQESARSQSTTNFEINREEQQIIMPLGELQRLSVAVIVDGTYQPGGDDQGHVFVPRSAEELQRIEQLVRNAIGFDGARGDSVEVSSISFGGPELIPTPSLADVILDYGRQFGKPILNFLLILLFLLLVVRPVVMAMIRPRVAEQDEGAMDELEGEGAMALESPDKQESEAMLAQRRLEELKQATAELFRKNMEQSIHVLKIWLKEENA; the protein is encoded by the coding sequence ATGCCTCCTTTTCTGGATAATTTGAAAGCCAAGGTCCTTCAGATCTGGAACGATTCCAGCGTTTCTCAACGTATTATGGTCGGCGGATTGGCGGCGACCATGGTTTTGATTTTCTTCCTGCTCATGTACTGGATCGGGCGACCGGATTACGCCGTGCTGTACGACCGCCTGACTCCGGAGGACGCCAGCCGGGTAAGCAACATTTTGCAGGCCGGCAAGGAGCCGTACAGGCTGGCGGATAACGGCCAGACCATTCTGGTCCCGGTGGATCGGGTTCATGAACTGCGGCTGCGTGTCGCCGGGGAAGGCGCGCTACGCGGACCGGGGTTGGGTTTTGAGCTGTTCGACGACGTCAAGCTCGGTCAGACCGACTTCATCCAGCGCATCAACTACCAGCGGGCCCTGCAGGGCGAACTGTCCAGGACTATTTCTGAATTTCCGGAGGTGGAAAGCGCCCGGATTCACTTGGTCATCCCACACCGGAGTTTGTTCATCGAGGAGCAGAGCCCGCCGTCCGCGGCCGTGATTCTGGCCATGAGGCAAGGCGCCAGGCTGGATGGCCGCCAGGTCCAGAGCATTGTCAATTTGGTCACATCCTCGGTGGAAGGGTTGACTCCGGATTACATCACGGTATCCGATACAAGCGGGCAAATACTGTATCAGCCCAAGCCCTCGGACACCATGGAAGGGATGACGAGCACGCAATTGGAGTACAAGCTGCAACTGGAGCAAAGTCTGGAGCGGCGCATCAGCCAAATGTTGATCCCGCTATTCGGCCATGGCCAGGTCATCGCCAAGGTGAACACGGAATTGGATTTCAGTCGGCGGACCATCGTCAGGGAGATGTTCGACCCTGACAGCGCCGTGGTCCGCAGCGAACAAAAAAGCGACGAAACCAGCACTGGACAATCCAACCTGGAAGCCGGAGTTCCCGAGCCGCAGTTCCAGGGGGACGGCTTCGCCGGGCAGGGCACCTACCAGGAAAGCGCCCGTTCCCAGTCCACGACCAATTTTGAAATCAATCGCGAAGAACAGCAGATCATCATGCCTCTGGGCGAGTTGCAGCGATTGAGCGTGGCGGTTATCGTCGATGGAACGTATCAGCCGGGGGGCGACGACCAAGGGCATGTTTTCGTGCCGCGCAGCGCCGAGGAACTGCAACGGATCGAACAGTTGGTCCGCAATGCCATCGGTTTCGACGGGGCACGGGGAGACAGCGTGGAGGTTTCCAGTATATCCTTTGGCGGTCCGGAGCTGATTCCGACGCCGAGCTTGGCCGACGTTATCCTGGACTACGGTCGACAGTTCGGCAAACCGATTCTGAATTTCCTGTTGATCCTGCTCTTCCTGCTTCTGGTGGTCCGCCCGGTGGTGATGGCCATGATCAGGCCACGCGTGGCCGAACAGGACGAAGGAGCGATGGACGAACTGGAAGGAGAAGGGGCCATGGCCCTGGAATCCCCGGACAAACAGGAGTCCGAAGCCATGTTGGCCCAGCGCCGCCTGGAGGAGTTGAAACAGGCCACCGCGGAGTTATTCCGAAAGAACATGGAACAGAGCATTCATGTTCTGAAGATCTGGCTGAAAGAGGAGAACGCCTGA
- the flgC gene encoding flagellar basal body rod protein FlgC, whose translation MDFMTALEIGASGLSAERTHLNIISMNLANVNTTRTPEGGPYRRKSVVFQATPLDSPFTKAMRSELEREVKGVKVSGVVTDQRPLRRVYDPGHPDADGQGYVSLPDINVVEEMANMMTALRTYEANAATISSAKAMFNKALELGR comes from the coding sequence ATGGACTTCATGACCGCCTTGGAGATCGGAGCGTCGGGCCTGAGCGCCGAACGGACGCACCTGAATATCATTTCCATGAATCTGGCCAACGTGAATACGACACGGACCCCGGAAGGCGGACCGTATCGTCGCAAAAGCGTCGTCTTTCAGGCCACGCCCCTGGACTCCCCCTTTACCAAGGCCATGCGTTCCGAACTGGAGCGGGAAGTCAAAGGCGTGAAGGTTTCCGGCGTGGTCACGGACCAGCGACCCCTGAGACGGGTCTACGATCCCGGGCACCCGGACGCGGACGGGCAGGGCTACGTCAGCTTACCGGATATCAACGTGGTCGAGGAGATGGCCAATATGATGACCGCCTTGCGGACCTACGAAGCCAATGCGGCCACGATCTCATCGGCCAAGGCCATGTTCAACAAGGCCCTGGAACTGGGCCGATAA
- the fliE gene encoding flagellar hook-basal body complex protein FliE yields MSISPIAMKAYNQAAQMARPETIKPHEEIRSFTDTLKGSLVEVNSLRQESIGLIQSFASGENQNVHELMISMQKASLSMSMTSAVRNKIMEAYKEVLRMPF; encoded by the coding sequence ATGTCAATTTCCCCCATCGCCATGAAGGCTTACAATCAAGCCGCGCAAATGGCGCGGCCCGAGACCATCAAGCCACATGAAGAGATTCGGTCTTTCACCGACACATTGAAGGGCTCGCTGGTCGAGGTAAACAGCCTGCGTCAGGAGTCCATCGGACTGATCCAGTCCTTTGCCTCCGGAGAGAATCAGAACGTGCACGAGTTGATGATTTCCATGCAGAAAGCCAGCTTGTCCATGAGCATGACCTCCGCCGTGCGCAACAAGATCATGGAAGCTTATAAAGAAGTGTTGCGGATGCCATTCTAG
- a CDS encoding IMP cyclohydrolase translates to MQLLPIRQALLSVTDKTGLVEFATFLQRGGVQLISTGGTRKTLLDAGLPVRAVSEVTGFPEILDGRVKTLHPHIHGPLLADKDNPEHLRTLTQRSLLPLDLICVNLYDFGQALEQNLNLRDCVEQIDIGGPTMLRAAAKNFHSVLVVPSPDDYPRVMAELGSQHYHVSLALRREISAKAFRLTSAYDAMIAGYLEKDFGEVAT, encoded by the coding sequence ATGCAATTATTGCCCATCAGACAGGCTCTGCTCAGCGTCACGGACAAAACCGGCTTGGTGGAGTTCGCGACGTTTTTGCAGCGGGGCGGGGTCCAGCTCATTTCCACAGGAGGCACGCGCAAGACGCTTCTTGACGCCGGACTTCCGGTTCGTGCCGTCAGCGAGGTCACCGGGTTCCCGGAAATCCTCGACGGGCGCGTGAAAACGCTGCACCCGCACATTCACGGACCGTTGCTGGCTGACAAGGACAATCCCGAACACCTCCGAACCCTGACCCAGCGCAGCCTGTTGCCTCTGGACTTGATCTGCGTCAATCTGTACGATTTTGGACAGGCCTTGGAACAGAATCTGAACCTGAGGGACTGCGTCGAGCAGATCGACATCGGCGGCCCGACCATGCTCCGCGCGGCGGCGAAAAATTTCCACAGCGTTCTGGTGGTTCCCAGTCCGGACGACTATCCCAGGGTCATGGCCGAACTGGGTTCCCAGCACTATCACGTTAGCCTGGCTCTGCGCCGCGAAATCTCAGCCAAGGCCTTCCGTCTGACCTCCGCCTATGACGCGATGATCGCGGGCTATCTGGAAAAAGACTTCGGAGAGGTCGCGACATAG
- the fliG gene encoding flagellar motor switch protein FliG yields the protein MADKISGTQKTAILLLAMGDKYAVDVFKHLDRREIIRVSKAMVEMDSVPKEMVEEVLEEFNQLLALGENMLVGSPDRVRKMLQGLDSETAKYVLDSLDLDAGPGPFKALESISPKLLAQILRNEHPQTLALILGHLDSEQAAGLLQNMPAGARAEVLIRLARLEAVPADMLEDVGKVLDRQLIAMGGREGRKVGGVPSVAEILNAVERATEEEVLADIEEESTQLAEEIRQLMFVFEDIKTLDDRGIRELLKEVSNDELTLALKGASEELQAKFYSNLSERAATMIKEDLEIMGPVKLSEVETAQMNVVKVVRRLEVEGRIIITSKGGGDVLL from the coding sequence GTGGCAGATAAAATATCCGGTACCCAGAAGACGGCCATTTTGCTGTTGGCCATGGGCGACAAGTACGCCGTGGACGTGTTCAAGCACTTGGATCGCCGGGAAATCATCCGTGTGAGTAAAGCCATGGTGGAGATGGACTCGGTACCCAAGGAGATGGTCGAGGAGGTGCTTGAGGAATTCAACCAGCTTTTGGCTCTGGGTGAAAACATGCTGGTCGGCAGCCCGGACCGGGTGCGCAAGATGCTCCAGGGCTTGGACAGCGAAACGGCCAAGTACGTGCTGGACTCCTTGGACCTGGACGCCGGTCCGGGGCCGTTCAAGGCCCTGGAAAGCATCAGCCCGAAGTTATTGGCCCAGATTCTGCGCAACGAACATCCTCAGACCCTGGCTTTGATTCTGGGCCATCTGGATTCGGAGCAGGCCGCCGGTCTGCTCCAGAACATGCCCGCCGGGGCCCGGGCCGAAGTGCTGATTCGCTTGGCCCGCCTGGAAGCCGTGCCCGCGGACATGTTGGAGGACGTGGGCAAGGTGCTGGATCGACAATTGATCGCCATGGGAGGGCGGGAAGGTCGGAAGGTCGGCGGAGTGCCGTCGGTGGCCGAGATCCTCAACGCCGTGGAGCGGGCCACGGAAGAGGAAGTGCTGGCGGACATCGAGGAGGAATCCACCCAGTTGGCCGAGGAAATCCGACAGCTCATGTTCGTGTTTGAGGACATCAAAACCCTGGACGACCGTGGCATTCGGGAGTTGCTCAAGGAGGTCAGCAACGACGAACTGACCCTGGCCCTGAAGGGGGCCAGCGAGGAACTGCAGGCAAAATTCTACTCCAACCTGTCCGAACGTGCGGCCACCATGATCAAGGAAGATCTGGAAATCATGGGGCCGGTCAAGCTTTCCGAGGTGGAGACGGCCCAGATGAACGTGGTCAAGGTGGTTCGCCGGCTGGAGGTCGAAGGCCGGATCATCATCACGAGCAAGGGAGGCGGCGATGTCCTCCTCTAG
- a CDS encoding FliH/SctL family protein gives MSSSSPDGIRSGGKIVLGPRRSVGLSELTLGGGQQAAWNMEAEEEYLTRVRGKAQGMAKEILTQAMTEAEGIKAKARDEGFREGQAQGEAKMNLVLEQAAEQCAAVVRSIEEQGQEVWRTYRSDLVMLLQVMVEKAIAVELDVHRRESLANLLDQAVDMIDAKRKVVIAVHPRDRGLIEDLLALGRTEDGRLTGWKVKDDPQIEPGGLILECDHGMVDNTIASRKAGLREIVDQLTLEENG, from the coding sequence ATGTCCTCCTCTAGTCCTGACGGCATTCGATCTGGAGGGAAAATTGTTCTCGGCCCCCGCCGGTCCGTGGGGCTGTCCGAGTTGACCCTGGGCGGCGGTCAACAGGCCGCCTGGAACATGGAGGCCGAAGAAGAGTATCTGACCCGGGTTCGGGGCAAGGCCCAAGGCATGGCTAAGGAGATTTTGACCCAGGCCATGACCGAGGCGGAAGGGATCAAAGCCAAGGCCCGCGACGAAGGCTTCCGCGAGGGCCAAGCCCAGGGCGAAGCCAAGATGAACCTAGTTCTGGAGCAGGCGGCCGAGCAATGCGCCGCGGTGGTGCGTTCCATAGAGGAACAAGGCCAGGAAGTCTGGCGGACCTACCGCAGCGACTTGGTGATGCTCTTGCAGGTCATGGTGGAAAAGGCCATCGCCGTGGAGTTGGACGTTCATCGCCGGGAAAGCCTGGCCAACCTGCTGGATCAGGCCGTGGACATGATCGACGCCAAGCGCAAGGTGGTCATTGCCGTCCATCCACGGGATCGAGGGTTGATCGAAGACCTGCTGGCCTTGGGGAGAACGGAGGACGGCCGTCTGACGGGCTGGAAAGTCAAGGACGATCCGCAAATCGAACCAGGAGGGCTGATTCTGGAGTGCGACCACGGGATGGTGGACAACACCATCGCCTCGCGCAAAGCCGGTTTGCGGGAAATCGTGGACCAACTGACACTGGAGGAAAACGGCTGA
- a CDS encoding lipopolysaccharide assembly protein LapB gives MTSHLDYEINKELGECYLFMGELDKAEQYYEKAANSNGTHPDPYLGLATVAVQRGDLDNALSLYRRASEIEASDKSLAGMALVEMETGATDSAFAHFSQALEHNPENLVALYGLVQAGHGLDRLDAIIAPLENFLELNPDKAEIRFTLAGILVKLGQVGHAREQLERALESDPTYDPAKELLMELAQ, from the coding sequence ATGACCAGCCATCTCGACTACGAAATCAACAAGGAACTCGGGGAATGCTATCTGTTCATGGGCGAACTGGACAAGGCCGAACAATATTATGAGAAGGCCGCCAACTCCAACGGAACTCATCCGGATCCTTACTTGGGTCTGGCCACTGTAGCGGTGCAGCGCGGGGACCTGGACAATGCTCTCAGCCTGTACCGTCGGGCCTCGGAAATTGAAGCCAGCGACAAGTCCCTGGCCGGCATGGCCCTGGTGGAAATGGAAACCGGCGCAACGGACAGCGCCTTTGCGCACTTCTCTCAGGCCCTGGAACACAACCCGGAAAACCTGGTGGCCCTCTACGGCCTCGTTCAGGCCGGCCATGGACTGGATCGCCTGGACGCGATCATCGCTCCCCTGGAAAACTTTCTGGAACTCAACCCGGACAAGGCCGAAATCCGGTTCACCCTGGCCGGCATCCTGGTCAAGCTGGGCCAGGTGGGCCACGCCCGAGAACAATTGGAACGAGCCCTGGAAAGCGACCCCACATATGATCCGGCCAAGGAACTCCTGATGGAACTGGCCCAGTAG
- a CDS encoding FliI/YscN family ATPase — protein sequence MGLCPQSCVNVLRETDPARTFGKVSKVVGLLVEGRGMKASLGSYCRLLSDDDPEGIPAEVVGFRNGSVLFMPYGEMRGIRPGNLIQNSNTPPLFPVGKRMLGRVLDAFGQPLDSGPVLKPSQYYPLHAEPLNPLKRPRIHAPLDTGVRAINGLLTLGKGQRVGIMAGSGVGKSTMMGMIARYTQADVNVIALVGERGREVLDFMEKDLGPEGLARSVLIVATSEQGPLVRMRAAFAATAVAEYFRDKGQDVILMMDSVTRFAMAAREVGLAAGEPPTTRGYTPTVFAMLPRLLERAGNSEQGSITGIYTVLVEGDDFSEPVADAVRSILDGHIVLTRELADQGHYPAIDVLKSVSRLRAEVTPPEILRAGREVIRHLATFKKVEDMVNIGAYAKGSSQEIDMALQRIGPIQSYLRQHVDERQTLDDSFAGLFALLDKGAGKG from the coding sequence ATGGGGCTGTGTCCGCAAAGTTGCGTCAACGTGCTGCGGGAGACGGACCCAGCCCGGACCTTCGGCAAGGTTTCCAAAGTCGTCGGACTGCTGGTGGAAGGCCGGGGCATGAAGGCTTCCCTGGGATCCTACTGCCGCTTGCTTTCCGATGACGACCCTGAAGGCATTCCCGCCGAGGTGGTCGGTTTTCGCAACGGTTCCGTGCTGTTCATGCCCTACGGAGAAATGCGGGGCATCCGGCCCGGCAACCTGATTCAGAATTCCAACACCCCCCCTTTGTTCCCCGTGGGCAAGCGGATGCTGGGTCGGGTCCTGGACGCCTTCGGTCAGCCCTTGGATTCGGGCCCCGTGCTGAAACCGTCCCAGTATTACCCCTTGCACGCCGAACCGCTCAATCCCCTGAAGCGTCCTCGGATTCACGCCCCGCTGGACACCGGCGTCCGGGCCATCAACGGTCTGTTGACCCTGGGCAAGGGACAGCGGGTGGGGATCATGGCCGGCTCCGGGGTGGGCAAAAGCACCATGATGGGCATGATCGCAAGGTATACCCAGGCGGACGTGAACGTGATCGCTCTGGTGGGCGAGAGGGGCCGGGAAGTTCTCGACTTTATGGAAAAAGATTTAGGTCCGGAGGGCTTGGCCCGCTCTGTGCTGATCGTGGCCACCTCGGAACAGGGACCACTGGTCCGCATGCGGGCCGCCTTCGCGGCCACGGCCGTGGCCGAGTATTTCCGGGACAAGGGCCAGGACGTGATCCTGATGATGGATTCCGTAACTCGGTTCGCCATGGCCGCCCGGGAAGTGGGGCTGGCCGCCGGAGAGCCGCCCACCACCAGGGGCTACACACCCACTGTGTTCGCCATGCTGCCCCGGCTTCTGGAGCGGGCCGGCAACAGCGAACAGGGCAGCATCACCGGGATCTACACCGTGCTGGTGGAGGGCGACGATTTTTCCGAACCCGTGGCCGACGCGGTCCGTTCCATCCTGGACGGCCACATCGTGCTCACCCGGGAGCTGGCCGATCAGGGCCATTACCCGGCCATCGACGTGCTCAAGAGCGTCAGTCGGCTGCGCGCTGAAGTCACCCCACCGGAAATCCTCCGGGCTGGGCGGGAGGTGATCCGCCACCTGGCCACGTTCAAGAAAGTGGAGGACATGGTGAACATCGGAGCCTATGCCAAGGGCAGCAGTCAGGAAATTGACATGGCCCTGCAGCGCATCGGACCGATCCAGAGTTATCTGCGCCAGCATGTGGACGAACGTCAAACTCTGGACGACAGCTTTGCCGGGCTGTTCGCCTTGCTGGACAAAGGGGCTGGAAAAGGTTGA
- a CDS encoding cobyrinic acid a,c-diamide synthase, with amino-acid sequence MKHTRSVRQADRGIMSDGRIFGLVVAGTRSGCGKTLATLGLAAAFRDRGLRVQGFKVGPDFIDPTHLAAVSGRFVHNLDGWILSRDMALELFHRYALDADICLMEGVMGLFDGASGSEESGSTAQMAKWLGLPVILVVDARSQGRSAAALVRGFRDFDPELRLAGVIFTQVGGPSHEALLREAMAAYVPDLPCLGFLPRRSDLILPSRHLGLYLAGDLGRCPAEKSPELFSANMSERTSPPDNEDQEQGSFWDAQRRGALAAWAEQGLDLERIRQISAQPVLASLASAGRATESVSSSRGHSGVAPGITIGVARDPAFCFYYQENFRLLERAGARLAFFSPLGDERLPEGVAGLYLGGGYPELYSAGLAANRALREAIWAAAQDGMPVYAECGGMMYLLSELEGVDGERFPMVGFFPGRARMYSRFQALGYRKVELLDEGVLGPAGTVLRGHEFHYSGLEEISESAREPAFRVADRRGRESLAGFRRGNVTASYVHLHFGSHPPAAAAFTRACERYAANRNQRI; translated from the coding sequence ATGAAACATACTCGAAGCGTTCGCCAGGCTGACAGAGGCATCATGTCGGATGGTCGGATATTCGGGCTGGTGGTGGCCGGAACCCGAAGCGGCTGCGGCAAAACCCTGGCCACCCTGGGGCTGGCGGCTGCTTTCCGAGACCGAGGCCTGCGGGTCCAGGGATTCAAGGTCGGGCCGGACTTCATTGATCCCACGCATCTGGCCGCGGTCAGCGGCCGTTTCGTTCATAATCTGGATGGCTGGATACTGAGCCGGGACATGGCTCTGGAGCTGTTTCATCGGTACGCGCTGGACGCGGACATCTGCCTGATGGAAGGGGTGATGGGCCTGTTCGACGGGGCATCCGGTTCAGAGGAGAGCGGTTCCACGGCCCAGATGGCCAAGTGGCTGGGCTTGCCCGTGATTCTTGTGGTGGACGCCCGGTCCCAGGGCCGCTCCGCCGCGGCTCTGGTGCGCGGTTTTAGGGACTTTGATCCGGAACTGCGATTGGCCGGAGTGATCTTCACCCAGGTGGGCGGGCCAAGCCATGAAGCCTTGCTCCGCGAAGCCATGGCCGCTTATGTGCCCGACCTGCCCTGCCTGGGTTTTTTGCCCCGGAGATCGGATCTGATTCTGCCATCCCGACATCTTGGGCTGTATTTGGCCGGGGATTTGGGCCGGTGCCCGGCGGAAAAGTCGCCCGAATTATTCTCCGCGAACATGTCGGAAAGAACATCGCCCCCTGACAACGAAGATCAGGAGCAGGGCTCGTTCTGGGACGCTCAACGCAGGGGAGCCCTGGCCGCATGGGCCGAACAAGGGTTGGATTTGGAGCGGATCCGGCAAATCAGCGCGCAGCCGGTCCTTGCGAGCCTCGCTTCAGCAGGCCGGGCGACGGAGTCGGTGTCGTCATCCAGGGGCCACTCCGGAGTGGCCCCTGGGATAACCATCGGAGTGGCCAGGGATCCGGCCTTTTGCTTCTATTATCAGGAAAATTTCCGTTTGCTGGAGCGGGCCGGGGCGCGGCTCGCCTTTTTTTCTCCTCTCGGGGACGAACGGCTGCCGGAAGGCGTGGCCGGATTGTACCTGGGAGGCGGCTATCCAGAACTCTATTCGGCCGGGCTGGCCGCTAACCGGGCCTTGCGCGAGGCGATTTGGGCGGCCGCCCAGGACGGGATGCCCGTTTATGCCGAATGCGGGGGCATGATGTACCTGCTATCCGAACTTGAGGGTGTGGACGGGGAGCGTTTCCCCATGGTCGGCTTTTTTCCGGGCCGGGCCAGGATGTATTCCCGGTTCCAGGCCTTGGGCTACAGAAAGGTGGAACTGCTGGACGAGGGCGTGCTCGGACCAGCCGGGACCGTGCTGCGCGGCCATGAGTTTCATTATTCCGGCCTGGAGGAGATTTCGGAAAGCGCCCGCGAACCGGCCTTTCGGGTCGCGGATCGTCGGGGTCGTGAGAGCCTGGCCGGTTTTCGACGCGGCAATGTGACGGCCTCATACGTCCACCTGCATTTCGGCTCCCATCCACCGGCCGCCGCCGCGTTCACGAGGGCCTGCGAGCGCTATGCGGCCAACCGCAACCAAAGGATCTGA
- the flgB gene encoding flagellar basal body rod protein FlgB — MKSLFGSHIHLQGKVLDMRLERQNVVAGNLANIKTPGYKARSLEFEDDLQRALGLDARGKMTRTSPDHLPAEFDARKFSADFIKDLKPRVVQGEDAVDLDKEMTTMAKNTLLYNTLITTLQKNFEGLKTVITEGGR; from the coding sequence ATGAAAAGTCTGTTTGGGTCTCATATTCATCTTCAGGGAAAGGTTCTGGACATGCGTCTGGAACGTCAAAATGTCGTCGCGGGGAACCTGGCGAACATCAAGACCCCCGGATACAAGGCCCGGAGCCTGGAGTTCGAGGATGATCTTCAACGGGCTTTGGGATTGGACGCCCGGGGCAAGATGACCCGGACCAGCCCCGACCATTTACCGGCGGAGTTCGACGCCCGAAAGTTTTCCGCGGACTTCATCAAGGACCTCAAACCACGGGTGGTGCAGGGCGAGGACGCCGTGGACCTGGACAAGGAAATGACCACCATGGCCAAAAACACGTTGCTCTACAACACCCTTATCACCACGCTGCAGAAGAATTTCGAGGGACTGAAAACCGTCATTACCGAGGGAGGCAGATAA